The Miscanthus floridulus cultivar M001 chromosome 17, ASM1932011v1, whole genome shotgun sequence genome has a window encoding:
- the LOC136518332 gene encoding uncharacterized mitochondrial protein AtMg00810-like yields the protein MWRWGKEELVVSMYVDDLIVIGARGEDIDSFKHKMAAHFRMSDLGMLSYYLGIKVIQGKEALMLGQSTYASKLLKRSGIVECKSCVTSMEERLKLMKASTTAKVDAILYQSIVGGLHYLVHMRPDIAFAMGYVSRFIEDPREDHWAAVKRLLRYVKGTVDQGIVFPKTSKSRL from the coding sequence ATGTGGCGATGGGGGAAAGAGGAGCTCGTCGTCagcatgtatgtggatgacttgatcgtcatcgGCGCGCGTGGGGAGGATATCGATAGCTTCAAGCAcaagatggcggctcattttcgaatgagcgatctcggcatgctctcctactacctcggcatcaagGTAATACAGGGGAAGGAGgcactcatgctcggtcagagcacgTACGCCTCGAAGCTATTGAAGCGGAGCGGCATAGTTGAGTGCAAGTCGTGCGTGacttcgatggaggagcggctaaagctAATGAAGGCCAGTACtacggcgaaggtagatgcaatactttaccagagcatcgtcggcggtctacactacctagtccacatgaggccggacattgcgttcgctaTGGGCTACGTTAGCCGCTTCATAGAGGATcctcgagaggatcactgggctgcggtgaagcggctgttgcgctacgtcaaggggacggtggatcaggggattgTCTTCCCCAAGACCAGCAAAAGTAGGctatag